A single region of the Lycium barbarum isolate Lr01 chromosome 2, ASM1917538v2, whole genome shotgun sequence genome encodes:
- the LOC132626102 gene encoding pentatricopeptide repeat-containing protein At1g26900, mitochondrial produces MNIAFNNSSFSYLTQNFKNLSSILLTRHYSMFSSNHQNLISQLQLCKQISEITQFHALIIKTGHDQIPFTLSKLLACSIQYTNYTFSIFKYIKTPNPYMYNTMLRSCSISNDPKKGLVFFNYMRGKNVILDQFSFISELRSCIRLFEKCAGQAIHSVVLKCGFDFFLDLKNTLLNFYCVCGEIRYARQLFDEMPKRDLVSWNTLMGGYLGVHSYCAVLDLFVKLHSDGNNDNILSVVPRVGSEQGRLCADISANATTMLCVLSAIGELKIDLLGESLHGYCIKIGFCYSLKVLTALISMYGKIGCISSSRSLFDEAYPKDVVLWNCLIDGYAKNGLLEEALSLLRQMKVQKLTPNSSTLAGLLSSCASSGALSMGQYILNFVEEEQLALDPVHGTVLIDMYAKCGLLVKAVNVFNNMETKDVKCWTAMIMGYGVNGEAKDAIALFHRMEDEGFRPNEVTFLAVFSACSHGGLVAEGVSCFRKMVLEYGLTPKIEHYGCLIDILGRAGLLETARELIKGLPIEGDATAWRALLAACRVHGSVELGEQVKKELEQRFGEHPADSLLLNGTYAVAGISSEEKEGKLEKEVGSYSSGKKEAGCSSIELCDNGPGFS; encoded by the coding sequence ATGAACATAGCTTTTAATAATTCCTCCTTTTCATATCTAACACAAAACTTCAAAAATTTATcatcaatacttttaacaagacattattctatgttttcttcaAACCATCAAAACCTGATTTCTCAGTTACAATTATGCAAACAAATATCTGAAATAACTCAATTTCATGCCTTAATTATCAAAACTGGTCATGACCAAATTCCTTTCACATTAAGTAAACTTCTTGCATGTTCAATCCAATATACAAACTATACATTTTCTATtttcaaatacataaaaaccCCAAATCCTTATATGTATAATACTATGTTACGTAGTTGTTCAATTAGTAATGACCCAAAAAAAGGTCTTGTTTTTTTCAACTATATGAGGGGTAAAAATGTAATTCTTgatcaattttcttttatttctgaACTTAGGTCTTGTATACGTTTATTTGAAAAATGTGCTGGTCAAGCTAttcattcagttgttttgaaatgtgggtttgatttttttcttgatttaAAGAATACCCTTTTGAATTTTTATTGTGTTTGTGGTGAAATCCGTTATGCGCGccaactgttcgatgaaatgcctaAGAGGGATTTGGTTTCTTGGAACACTTTGATGGGTGGTTATCTTGGTGTACATAGTTATTGTGCTGTTTTGGATTTGTTTGTTAAGTTGCATAGTGATGGTAACAACGATAACATACTCAGTGTAGTCCCACGAGTGGGGTCTGAGCAGGGTAGGTTGTGCGCAGACATTTCTGCTAATGCCACGACGATGCTTTGTGTTTTGTCTGCAATTGGTGAGTTAAAGATTGATTTGTTAGGGGAGTCCCTGCATGGTTATTGTATAAAGATTGGATTTTGTTATAGTTTGAAGGTGTTAACTGCATTGATATCTATGTATGGAAAGATTGGTTGCATTAGTTCGAGTCGTAGTTTATTTGATGAAGCTTACCCCAAAGATGTTGTCTTGTGGAACTGTTTGATAGATGGATATGCTAAAAATGGCTTGCTAGAAGAGGCATTGTCTCTGTTGAGGCAAATGAAGGTGCAAAAATTGACGCCGAATTCGTCAACCTTGGCTGGTTTGCTTTCTTCTTGTGCTTCCTCTGGAGCTCTCAGTATGGGTCAATATATTCTGAACTTTGTAGAAGAGGAGCAGTTAGCTTTGGATCCGGTTCATGGCACGGTATTGATCGATATGTATGCGAAATGTGGGTTGCTTGTGAAGGCAGTTAATGTTTTCAATAATATGGAGACGAAAGACGTGAAGTGTTGGACAGCAATGATAATGGGGTACGGGGTAAACGGGGAGGCAAAGGATGCTATTGCACTCTTCCATCGAATGGAGGATGAAGGTTTTAGGCCTAACGAAGTGACTTTCTTGGCGGTATTTAGTGCTTGTAGCCACGGAGGATTGGTGGCAGAGGGAGTTAGTTGTTTTAGAAAAATGGTGCTGGAATATGGCTTGACTCCGAAAATTGAGCATTATGGATGTTTGATTGATATCTTAGGCCGTGCTGGATTGCTTGAAACCGCACGAGAACTAATAAAAGGTTTGCCCATTGAAGGGGATGCTACTGCATGGCGGGCATTACTAGCAGCATGCAGAGTTCATGGTAGTGTTGAGTTGGGAGAACAAGTGAAGAAAGAACTAGAACAGAGATTTGGCGAACACCCTGCTGATTCACTACTTCTGAACGGTACTTATGCAGTCGCTGGTATATCGTCCGAGGAGAAGGAAGGTAAATTAGAAAAAGAGGTGGGATCTTATAGCAGTGGGAAGAAGGAAGCTGGATGCAGCTCAATTGAATTATGTGATAATGGCCCGGGTTTTTCTTAG
- the LOC132626105 gene encoding protein GAMETE CELL DEFECTIVE 1, mitochondrial, which yields MNAIRKLSSTFPKIPLINPTVSAAAVRRQLSTKSGNDEWNDAWEAAWLPDDLSGKNRAPWEADVNFDENTEIAPRVSEVDDVETKAFVEDMNENWHLRKGKNINTSDNNNEKENESSSLYSLENIKRDYRLKKQRVHAGLWLKEIEKMEEAKIGGNADDIEKLLDSCSEIFDAPNDDLSNSNMNSEFKNKPEGWETTSKTQDGNIWEMSQREEDILVQEFERRIAFNKFQIASFIKTHIFSRRRPIDGWKYMIEEIGPNARKGKGSVSRLPSIADASTRPFREEDTSSDTSFSSNRGRSGR from the exons ATGAACGCAATCCGCAAACTGTCATCAACCTTTCCCAAAATACCCCTCATAAACCCCACTGTCTCCGCCGCCGCCGTGCGCCGCCAACTGTCGACAAAAAGCGGCAACGACGAATGGAACGACGCATGGGAAGCCGCGTGGCTTCCCGACGATCTTTCCGGTAAAAATCGAGCCCCATGGGAAGCCGACGTAAATTTCGATGAAAATACCGAAATTGCCCCTAGGGTTAGTGAAGTTGATGATGTGGAAACTAAAGCGTTTGTAGAGGACATGAATGAGAATTGGCActtaagaaaaggaaaaaatattaatactagtgataataataatgaaaaggaaaatgaaagtagTTCGCTTTATAGTTTGGAGAATATAAAGAGGGATTATAGGTTGAAGAAACAGAGAGTACATGCTGGTTTGTGGTTGAAAGAGATTGAGAAAATGGAAGAGGCTAAGATAGGTGGCAATGCTGATGATATTGAGAAGCTTCTTGATAGTTGCTCAGA GATTTTTGATGCACCAAATGATGATTTAAGCAATTCAAACATGAATTCAGAGTTCAAAAATAAACCTGAAGGCTGGGAAACAACTTCAAAAACACAAGATGGGAATATATGGGAGATGTCACAAAGAGAAGAAGATATCCTAGTCCAAGAATTTGAACGCCGAATTGCATTCAACAAATTCCAG ATTGCCAGTTTCATTAAAACTCATATATTTAGTCGGAGGAGGCCTATAGATGGTTGGAAGTATATGATAGAGGAGATCGGACCAAATGCCAGAAAAGGGAAGGGCAGTGTTTCAAGGTTACCTAGCATAGCAGATGCATCAACTCGGCCTTTCAGGGAGGAAGACACATCGTCGGAcacttctttctcttctaatcgGGGTAGGTCTGGAAGGTag